A part of Haloarchaeobius sp. HME9146 genomic DNA contains:
- a CDS encoding acyl-CoA thioester hydrolase/BAAT C-terminal domain-containing protein, with amino-acid sequence MTDNVITDDPGTETDTDDPKTTLTIHAPDTSRNDEPVAIRLAGLDPDEHVTFTASLTADDGVEWYSKLTFQADDDGTVDLTEHAPESGSYDGCEPMGWLWAMDNDADEAYPVLGEDPRVATDLRASTDDAAATRTITRTLYDPGITSRPVDRDDLVGTLFEPPGDGPHPAILDLHGSAGRLSTRRAKLLADKGYATLALDYFGEGDPIPDDHRNVPLEYFDSAREWLREQPGIDAERIGAFGVSRGAELALLLGARRDWVGVVISYAGSGLAWDTPSGEPAWTDGGEPVPHIVAQDTPGETVEKGIDDEEIERVATRVENMNGPVLLLSGGDDPVWQSRYLAEIAIERLDRHEFAHPSEHRTYDGVGHYIGTPYQPLSGVGPAEVANATARAGEDSWPRVLEYLEKGLVSARGTPDV; translated from the coding sequence ATGACAGACAACGTGATTACCGACGACCCAGGTACCGAAACCGACACCGACGACCCCAAAACCACCCTCACGATTCACGCTCCCGACACCAGTCGCAACGACGAGCCCGTCGCGATTCGACTGGCCGGTCTCGACCCCGACGAGCACGTCACGTTCACCGCTTCCCTCACGGCCGACGACGGCGTCGAGTGGTACTCGAAACTGACGTTCCAGGCCGACGACGACGGCACGGTCGACCTGACCGAGCACGCGCCCGAGTCCGGCAGCTACGACGGCTGCGAACCGATGGGCTGGCTCTGGGCGATGGACAACGACGCCGACGAGGCCTACCCCGTACTCGGGGAAGACCCGCGCGTCGCCACCGACCTTCGGGCGAGCACCGACGACGCGGCGGCCACCCGGACTATCACCCGCACCCTGTACGACCCCGGAATCACCAGCCGGCCCGTCGACCGCGACGACCTCGTCGGGACCCTGTTCGAACCCCCAGGAGACGGCCCGCACCCGGCCATCCTCGACCTCCACGGGTCTGCCGGCCGCCTCAGCACCCGCCGTGCGAAACTGCTCGCCGACAAGGGCTATGCCACCCTCGCCCTCGACTACTTCGGCGAGGGGGACCCCATCCCCGACGACCACCGGAACGTCCCCCTGGAGTACTTCGATTCTGCACGGGAGTGGCTCCGCGAGCAACCGGGAATCGATGCCGAGCGCATCGGCGCGTTCGGCGTCTCGCGTGGGGCCGAACTCGCCCTGCTGCTCGGCGCTCGCCGGGACTGGGTCGGCGTCGTCATCTCCTACGCGGGGAGCGGCCTCGCGTGGGACACGCCCTCCGGCGAGCCGGCGTGGACAGACGGTGGTGAGCCGGTTCCCCACATCGTCGCGCAGGACACACCGGGCGAGACCGTCGAGAAGGGTATCGACGACGAGGAAATCGAACGTGTCGCCACGAGAGTCGAGAACATGAACGGGCCGGTGTTGCTCCTGTCTGGTGGCGATGACCCTGTGTGGCAATCCCGGTACCTCGCCGAAATCGCCATCGAACGCCTCGACCGCCACGAGTTCGCACACCCCTCCGAGCACCGGACCTACGACGGCGTCGGCCACTACATCGGCACGCCATACCAGCCGCTCTCCGGTGTCGGGCCTGCCGAGGTCGCGAATGCCACAGCACGTGCTGGCGAGGATTCGTGGCCGCGGGTGCTGGAGTATCTCGAGAAGGGGCTCGTGTCGGCACGAGGCACTCCCGACGTATGA
- a CDS encoding isocitrate/isopropylmalate dehydrogenase family protein produces MSEHIAVIPGDGIGQEVVPAAIEVLDAVGNFEFEYGEAGDATKAETGDALPPETRELAAQADATLFGAAGETAADVILPLRDIVDSFVNVRPARAYPGVDALRPETDLVFLRENTEGVYSGHEDRLSDDLSTLTRVVTSSASAQLAEYACEYVDERDMDSFHVAHKANVMRETDGRFRDTVVDVAESNGVETEEVLMDAFATHICLDPTQFDVVVCPNLAGDVLSDLAAGLVGGLGLLPSANIGPENALFEPVHGTAPDIAGEGVANPSATILSAAMLLEYLGYDEEGQAVRDAVESVLEEGPTTPDLGGDASTEEVTAGIVERL; encoded by the coding sequence ATGAGCGAACACATCGCCGTCATCCCCGGCGACGGTATCGGACAGGAGGTCGTCCCGGCCGCCATCGAAGTACTGGACGCGGTCGGCAACTTCGAATTCGAGTACGGTGAAGCGGGCGACGCCACGAAAGCAGAGACCGGCGACGCACTCCCGCCGGAGACACGCGAACTCGCGGCACAGGCTGACGCGACGCTGTTCGGCGCAGCCGGCGAGACCGCAGCAGACGTCATCCTCCCGCTGCGCGACATCGTGGACTCGTTCGTGAACGTGCGCCCTGCCCGCGCGTACCCGGGCGTGGACGCGCTCCGCCCCGAGACGGACCTCGTCTTCCTGCGCGAGAACACCGAAGGCGTCTACTCCGGCCACGAAGACCGTCTCTCCGACGATCTCTCGACGCTGACCCGCGTCGTCACCTCGTCGGCTTCGGCCCAGCTCGCCGAGTACGCCTGCGAGTACGTCGACGAGCGCGACATGGACAGCTTCCACGTCGCCCACAAGGCAAACGTCATGCGCGAGACCGACGGGCGCTTCCGCGACACCGTCGTCGACGTGGCCGAGTCGAACGGTGTCGAGACCGAGGAGGTCCTGATGGACGCCTTCGCGACCCACATCTGTCTCGACCCGACGCAGTTCGATGTCGTCGTCTGCCCGAACCTCGCGGGCGACGTGCTCTCGGACCTCGCGGCTGGCCTCGTGGGCGGCCTCGGCCTGCTCCCGAGCGCCAACATCGGCCCGGAGAACGCCCTGTTCGAGCCGGTCCACGGGACCGCCCCCGACATCGCCGGTGAGGGCGTCGCCAACCCGTCGGCGACCATCCTCTCCGCCGCCATGCTGCTGGAGTACCTCGGCTACGACGAGGAGGGGCAGGCTGTTCGTGACGCAGTCGAGAGCGTCCTCGAGGAAGGCCCGACCACCCCCGACCTCGGCGGCGACGCCAGCACCGAAGAGGTCACCGCGGGCATCGTCGAGCGCCTGTAG